A part of Larkinella insperata genomic DNA contains:
- a CDS encoding histidine kinase yields the protein MAQVQRNTFIFVVQFAFLFLLFQAEAGPTSLAQRLVQGALLALVFASLIWGNYRYLIYPYLLPGRYGAYLIRIPLYLTAWLVIWLFCTAWTDGSARDLPTYLRHITSPNHYRSQWRAVVQIIALSDGTNIYPISIGHFIISTLFALVYAFFEIRARRKAIQRENRQAELAALRAQISPHFFFNALNTVYGQALTEENNKLADQLQKLAIRVREMNPPPVREFVTSLDERRTARLTAFLIAGGNFLYFTFLSFNHNYIFTQQTVWEFFWSRILANPSGAFFRSLVFALLTWTHYQFIYRPYFLTKRYFHYLAGLVFLLAVHWLLGLVQMFFSLYLHLHDFLNQGFERLNLQEWGLRPYATGPQIWESIWNRSRSGSFQVLIMFGAVYFLSGWLYQTINGLVENRKWQRQRQQAEQHQQAGAQNLTAQLEQLASASEPSTRSGAAQSLQQVTDLMAYVSRTGASELVRVADELQFLRAYIAFQRKRIPDHPSILIDYQIRYDEQPAQIASMLLIPFVENAFQYGIRTDGPCFVDLQLDVEKQRLSMTMLNSVVPKTVFHPSGGIGLANVRKRLDLLYPNQYTLTTDETDGVFRVVLTLQLSA from the coding sequence ATGGCACAGGTTCAACGCAACACGTTCATTTTTGTCGTTCAATTTGCTTTCTTATTCCTGTTGTTTCAAGCAGAAGCCGGGCCGACTTCGCTGGCGCAGCGTCTGGTGCAGGGAGCTTTGCTGGCTCTGGTTTTTGCCAGCCTGATCTGGGGCAATTACCGGTATCTGATCTATCCGTATTTACTACCCGGGCGATACGGGGCTTATCTAATCCGGATACCGCTATATCTGACGGCCTGGCTTGTTATTTGGCTTTTCTGCACTGCCTGGACGGACGGAAGCGCCCGCGATTTGCCAACCTATCTGCGCCATATTACTTCTCCAAATCATTATCGGTCACAATGGCGAGCGGTGGTCCAAATTATAGCCCTGTCGGACGGCACCAACATCTATCCTATCTCCATTGGTCATTTCATCATTAGCACCCTTTTTGCACTCGTTTATGCTTTCTTCGAAATCCGTGCCCGGCGCAAGGCCATTCAGCGCGAAAACCGGCAGGCCGAACTGGCGGCCTTGCGGGCGCAGATCAGTCCACACTTCTTCTTCAACGCATTGAATACCGTCTATGGTCAGGCGCTGACGGAAGAGAACAACAAACTGGCCGACCAGCTACAAAAACTGGCCATCCGGGTACGGGAAATGAACCCGCCACCGGTCCGTGAATTCGTAACGAGTCTGGACGAACGGCGCACCGCCCGGCTAACGGCTTTCCTGATTGCAGGCGGCAATTTTCTATACTTCACGTTCCTTAGTTTCAATCATAACTACATTTTTACCCAGCAAACCGTCTGGGAGTTTTTCTGGTCTAGAATTCTGGCCAACCCATCGGGTGCCTTTTTTCGTAGTCTGGTTTTTGCTCTCCTAACTTGGACGCATTACCAATTTATCTACCGCCCGTATTTTCTGACTAAACGGTATTTTCATTACCTGGCGGGTCTGGTATTCTTGTTAGCGGTTCATTGGTTGCTGGGGCTGGTTCAGATGTTTTTTTCGCTGTATCTGCACCTGCATGACTTCCTCAATCAGGGCTTTGAGCGTCTCAATCTCCAGGAGTGGGGCCTGCGCCCATATGCCACCGGCCCGCAAATCTGGGAAAGTATCTGGAATCGGTCTCGAAGTGGTTCTTTCCAGGTACTCATTATGTTTGGAGCCGTTTACTTCCTGAGTGGATGGCTCTATCAAACCATTAACGGGTTGGTAGAAAACCGTAAATGGCAACGACAGCGCCAACAGGCCGAGCAGCACCAGCAGGCCGGTGCGCAAAATCTGACGGCTCAACTGGAACAGCTGGCCAGTGCCTCCGAACCTTCCACTAGATCGGGGGCCGCCCAGAGTCTGCAGCAGGTGACCGATTTGATGGCCTATGTTTCCCGAACGGGAGCCAGTGAACTGGTGCGCGTGGCCGACGAACTGCAGTTTCTGCGGGCGTACATTGCCTTTCAGCGGAAACGGATTCCCGATCATCCATCGATTCTGATTGACTACCAGATTCGGTATGATGAGCAACCCGCTCAAATCGCTTCGATGCTGCTAATCCCGTTTGTCGAAAATGCGTTCCAGTACGGTATTCGGACGGACGGCCCTTGCTTTGTAGATCTGCAACTGGATGTAGAAAAGCAGAGGCTAAGTATGACTATGCTCAACAGTGTGGTACCTAAAACGGTTTTCCACCCGAGTGGCGGTATTGGTTTAGCCAACGTTCGCAAACGGCTCGACTTGCTTTACCCGAATCAGTATACGCTGACGACCGACGAAACGGATGGCGTATTTCGGGTAGTGCTAACGCTCCAACTTTCCGCCTGA
- a CDS encoding LytR/AlgR family response regulator transcription factor has protein sequence MNALQQPAAMLRCLAVDDEPVALDVIRNFARRIPFVQLRNAFTNPNQALDYLRTESVDLVFLDINMPVLTGLDFAQALGNLSLVVFTTAYPEHALQGYELNVLDYLLKPIAFDRFLQCCHKAQERLQTRLPAQPIFVKDGYEWIGILPQSIKYLEAADNYVKIDQGGKPLLVRTSLPELMALLPPGQFLRVHRSFAVNIQCVKRVGRAFLQLPDREIPIGPSYRDQIAHWLNKRG, from the coding sequence ATGAATGCACTTCAACAACCCGCTGCCATGCTCCGTTGCCTTGCCGTCGATGATGAACCGGTTGCGCTGGATGTTATTCGGAATTTTGCCCGGCGGATTCCGTTTGTCCAACTGCGGAATGCCTTCACCAATCCGAATCAGGCGCTGGACTACCTGCGAACGGAGTCGGTCGATCTGGTGTTTCTGGATATTAATATGCCGGTTTTAACCGGGCTGGACTTCGCGCAGGCGCTGGGAAATCTGTCGCTGGTTGTTTTCACCACTGCTTATCCCGAACACGCACTCCAAGGCTACGAACTGAATGTGCTGGATTACTTGCTCAAACCCATTGCGTTTGACCGGTTTTTACAATGCTGCCACAAAGCGCAGGAGCGTCTGCAAACCCGTCTGCCCGCTCAGCCAATCTTTGTCAAGGATGGTTATGAATGGATCGGTATACTGCCGCAATCGATCAAGTACCTGGAAGCGGCCGATAATTATGTAAAAATTGATCAGGGCGGAAAACCGTTACTGGTTCGGACCAGTCTGCCGGAATTGATGGCCTTATTGCCACCGGGCCAGTTTCTGCGGGTGCACCGCTCGTTTGCCGTGAATATTCAATGTGTAAAGCGGGTGGGGCGGGCATTCCTTCAATTGCCGGATCGGGAGATACCGATTGGTCCTTCCTATCGTGATCAGATCGCGCACTGGCTGAACAAGCGCGGCTAG